The Pseudoalteromonas sp. GCY genome includes the window AGCATATCTCGGGTCACCAATACGATCCCCTTATTCGACACTCTAAAGCCATTCTCTTTGTCTAAGTCAGTATCGTAACCAATTGTCATCCCCTCTGGTATTTGGCAACTGCGGTCAATGATTGCGTTTTTGATTTTGCAGTTACGCCCGATTTTGGCACCTGGTAACACAACGGCTCCCTCAATTTCACAATACGAGTGAACATGCACATTGGAAAACAGCAATGAACGCTTAACCTTAGAACCAGAAATAATACAGCCACCAGATACCGTCGAGTCTACGGCCATACCGCGTCTATCATCATCATCAAATATAAATTTAGCCGGTGGTAACTGTTCCTGATAAGTCCAAATTGGCCAATGAGGATCATAGAGGTCAAGTTGTGGTTCAGGAGAAACCAACTCCATATTTGCTTCCCAGAATGAATCTAGCGTACCTACATCTCGCCAATATGGCTGCCCTTCGTGTGATGGGTCGCAAAACGGATACGCATACACATTATGCTCTTCTATGATGGATGGGATAATATCATGACCAAAGTCACGACCAGACCCTTCTCTCTCCGCATCCTTTTTCAACTGCTCGAATAAAAACTCAGTGTTAAAAACATAGTTCCCCATAGATGCCAGACATACACCTGGTTTTCCTGGGATTGACGTCGGATCTACCGGCTTTTCATCAAAGCGACGCACCCGATTACTTTCATCAACGGTCATAACACCAAACGTTTTTGCTGCTTCTTCACAGGGCACTTCAATACAACATACGGTCATATCTGCACCCGTTTCTACGTGCTTTGCAAGTAAGCCACCATAATCCATTCTGTAGACATGATCACCCGATAGGATCATAACGTACTTGGGAAGCTCATGACGAATAATATCCATATTCTGGAAAACGGCATCTGCTGTGCCGCAATACCACTCATCACCATATCGCTGTGATGCTGGCAGTATCTCTACAGATTCTCCCAGCTCCTTTTTAAAA containing:
- the glgC gene encoding glucose-1-phosphate adenylyltransferase, which codes for MPNYANRYISTLTRETYALILAGGRGSRLHELTNWRAKPAVYFGGKHRIIDFPLSNCINSGIRRVGIATQYKSHSLIRHVNRAWGHFKKELGESVEILPASQRYGDEWYCGTADAVFQNMDIIRHELPKYVMILSGDHVYRMDYGGLLAKHVETGADMTVCCIEVPCEEAAKTFGVMTVDESNRVRRFDEKPVDPTSIPGKPGVCLASMGNYVFNTEFLFEQLKKDAEREGSGRDFGHDIIPSIIEEHNVYAYPFCDPSHEGQPYWRDVGTLDSFWEANMELVSPEPQLDLYDPHWPIWTYQEQLPPAKFIFDDDDRRGMAVDSTVSGGCIISGSKVKRSLLFSNVHVHSYCEIEGAVVLPGAKIGRNCKIKNAIIDRSCQIPEGMTIGYDTDLDKENGFRVSNKGIVLVTRDMLAELAEKNNK